The Montipora foliosa isolate CH-2021 chromosome 1, ASM3666993v2, whole genome shotgun sequence DNA segment GGTCGTCTTCTTTTGTTACTGCGTATGACGCTGCTAAGCATTCTATAATAAGGACGATGAAGCTGATTCCAACGCCACAGCAAATAATTATAAACGCGCCTGCTACATCTGCTAAACCCAACTGTCTATCAGCACTGATTTCGATGTGTTGCTCACTACATCTACTGCCGTGATTATGGAGCCACTTTTGCTCCAATTGGTCCATGAACCCCCCTTGCCGCAACTCTAGAATGGCCTGGGAAAGCTGACGAGTGTAAGGCGAATTTTTGGACAAGCCGATTCCATAACCAATTTTACCAAATAGACCTCCGGTTGTTGTCAGAGTTCCGCATTCAGCTGTGTGTGTTGTGTATTCCAAGACGATTGAATCCCATATAAATGCGTAGTTACTATTCTTTACTTTCTCGATCCCTTCTTTGCTATTTTCGACAAGAGTATGGTGATACTTCATGTACTGCCACATGCTAACAAAGGATGGGACAACTGAATTTTCGAAAAACGACTTTGGTTGGCTGTTCGTGACTGTACCATACGGGATCGCATTTTGGCCTGCCAAATCTTCAATGCTGCTTATTGGTGAAGAGAATCCTTTTATGGTGAGAACCGCTGCAAGATTTGCGGTATAAGTTGAAACTAAGATTACGATTGTAAACCACCACACAAAAACTGTGATCCTACCAGAAAACGAAATGGGATGAAGACTATCGGCACTTTGCCCAATATAAGCAGTAGATGACCATATAGAGTTTGCCAAGCTTAGTGTGTGCTTTCGTTTGAGGTGTTCCCCCGGAACTTTGTGATGAGCTATTTGTAAGCATCTGCCATAAAACCCAAAAGGACTGAAAGTGCTAAAAAACCACAATACACCTCCGATAAGAATAGCAGTTACCCCAGTTACTAACCACAACTCGCCCTTGAAAGGTCTTAAAAATATGAAGAAATCTCCTTTATCCCTTTCAGGTTTAATAAGAACTGTCAAACCAAGATCTATAAAAGGTTGGGTGAAGTCGATGACCTTTTGCCGCTCTGAACTAATTGTGAACGAAGCGACGGCCAGGTGAGCTTTTCCTTGGAGGATCTCTTTGaccattccattccattccttGGTGAATGAATCTTGAGACCCGAAGCTTCCATCAGGCACAAGATAAATTTCATAGGAAAATCTAAATTTTTCCTTTAGCTTTTCTATTAAGTCGATACAGTAACCAGTCAGTATGTACTTTCCTCGATGATTTAAGATTGTCTTTGTGACGAAGGGCCTCTCCTCAATAGTGACAATAGACAGCGTCTGGTTGACAATTGAAAGTGTTGTGTCACCTGGAACAGTAGTTTTTCCAGAGGACCACAATATTTCCTTATTCTTTTCCATAACTAGTCCATTAACCAAATCCCATTTTCCAACCTTGTTGAATCCAGAAGAGCGCAGATTTACTATATCAAAGTTCCCACCGACGGGATGACGATTTGCATCAAAGGCCACATGAGAGTCCATAACTCCAGATGTGTTAACTTTAGAGATGTAGTCCAAGAGAGTTTCTCCGAATAGGCTGTGTGACATGCTTGAGTTGCTTCGATGAGCACTGAGTGTTAAGCCAGTGGTGACCGTTAAGTTCTTACCATCTAATGACATGTTGTGAATCGCTCGCGCTATCACCATGACAGCATCAAAGGTGTGTCCAACCGCGACATCTTTATCGAGGATTGCTTTTTTGTGACCACTTGATTCCCACATGTTTACAAACTTCTTGTGTTCCATGCCCAACCCAAAAGAGTGTCTTATACCCACAATGCCCTGAAGATACTCTGGTACAGTTCCTCCAATGACATAAAGACCGTCAAAAGCGAATGCGCCATTGGTGACCAACCAAACCCATCCATCAATCATGCCAAGATCACTTGCCTGCCTTAAAATCACGCGAACGTGGCTACCCACAGCATTTAAAACCACTATTCTTGCCCCACGACTTCGGATGTGAAAAAGCTGCTTTGTGGCATTAAGCAAGGAAATATCATCGTGCACTTGAAAACTTTCTACTGCCACTAAGGTCCATCCCTTGTGTGAAGCGATATCTTTAAACACCACTAAGCCATTCAATCCGTAATCATCTCTAGATGCTAAAACCGCGATCCGAGTCCAGTTAAAATACGACACAAGGTCCGCAAGGGCGCGGTTTTCAACGGTGTCGCTTGGGCTCATCCGCACAAGATAGCTGTAAGAATCTGGAGAGAAGTCAAAGGATGGATCTGTAGCATAAGGGGCAATCTGAGGAATATGAAATCCTGCGCATAGTGGCTGAGTTGCTTTTATTGTAGATGAAGTCATAGGTCCAACGATTGCGGAAACTCCATTGTGAATCTGTCCGTATACTGCATCGATATTTGCAAATGCGTCCGTCCAGTTCGTCTGGCTCAGAACTGGAACAAGAATTGTGTCCGGCAACAATAACGTGTCGTTATTAACATAATCAATGCCGAGGTTAAAAGCTGAACGTTCTGCAGGATTACTTTCATCGAAGAAGACTCCACCAATCTTAATGTAGTTGACGCCAGAGCTTTGAAAGGGACAGCAAATCAAAGTTATGAAGAATAGAAGCTCGTGTTTAGTCATTGAACGGGcttgaacctttttttttcctaaattttttttcgcaAGTAGAAGTGTACGTCACAATCTCTCTATCATTGAACTCTTTTCTTTATGCGCGTGTTTAGAGAATGTAAAAAACATGCGTGTTTGTGCGCGCGCTTGATCTTTCACTGATCATTCCCACGCCTGGGCTCGCAACATTGTGAATTTACCACGTTTATATTGCCACGTATCTttttcatacatacatacatacagctCTACATACATACTccattgaccactccccatatgATCTTTTCAGCGCCTAGGAAACAATCAATGAAACCACAGAActgaacaacaactgttaagaacccAGAGGCAATCCAGTTTTGTATTACCAAAAATTCCAAGTGTAGCAGAGAagatgaaccagggactaccaggatcaaatttaaCAATGAAGTGATCAGGACGAATCTACTTGAACATGGGATCTACGGAACTTAAGGCAAGACCTTTAACCAGTGGGCCGCGCTACCTCTATCAGAGACGATCAGTTTTAAAACTGGAGAGAGACTACTGTCCTGGCGTGCAAAACGGTCACCTACGGTTTCTGTCTGTGGCTTGCTTCAGCTCCTTACTGCAATAAGAGCAGATAAGGAGCAAAGTTCTTTGTCTCATTTAGATGGGGCGCAGGACGAAGGACGATAATTCGTGACTTCGGCTCTCGCTCATCCGCTTagcgtccgaaaaatcacgacaataacaccaacccggtgtggccaacacatcacgcatgcgcaaagacatttcacccggtcaattagcagccatggacagcattctcgtcaccagagcctcagtcaagagaagagttctggggtcgagatcgccatggacagctgttcaCGCTACGCTCGCCAGAACATTTCCTCTAGACTTCCTACAAGTCAACCTCACGAtgatcccaggagaaaatgttctggcgagcgaatcgtgagttttcgtacgcgaagtaaATGAGCGAGCAACGAAGTCGCGCGTACCTAGACGGAAGTCTACATTTCCTCCTGAGATTCTCGTGAGGTCGTGAGGTCGATGGCCGCGCAGGACTGATACCGAATACGAAGACGATCGAAGAGCCGATCGAAGTTAGGCAGAAAATTTTCTGGGATTTTGATCCCTACTTCAGAGGCTACTAGAGCTTGTAAAATTATGGGAAATGGAATGGATAAGGTAAAGcttattatttttgttgctcCTATAAACTGTTTTTGAGCCTTAGATCTATCCGTAAAACTGGAGGGGTAAAAATCATCCTCAATGTCAACTCGATCATGAAAATATTGGGCGTCTGTCACCGACATTTAGATGTCACGAGGCTAAAATTGTAGGGAAATGAGAAGATACATCTTTAATTTTGGCAATGGAGGTAATTAATAGCATTTTGTTGTATATTTAGATACCATTCATCTCGTGATCAAAGAaattcagaatacccggccactgtAATTTGTTTTCTGTAAGCGGCATCGtctgaagaacgaggcattgCTATTCACATGCCGattagtggccgggtattctgcaatatAAGGTTCTGAGAAAAAAGATCAACCCTTCGGATTTTACGTTTTTCTGGTTCCTGGGGAAAAATGGAATAATGACTCTTGAAGACGTTACTTTTCAAAGTTGACACGCGGTAAAGGAAATGctcttttatttaatttttaggttCTTCCTGGTCTTTATCTCGGAAATATCCGAGGTATGCACTTATTTTGTTATTATAAACTCACTGTTTATTGATTTAAATACAATAACTAGTCAGTAGTTATCATTAAATTtgtattgatttaaaaaaattaataatatatgtTGGGCAATATTGTTGATTAGAACCCTTACTGAAATCTGGTTTATGGATGCTGTATTTCAAatggctacatgtaattacacaGGGTTATTAGCTCATAGAgggagtttcaattgagtgtcgtaaaaccaaaaccaaagtaattactttggccaatcaaaattgaactaatTACTCATAGCTGACAGAAagtgcaggaaaatgtgcatgcgcgagccacgattggttttggtttctcttctgattagttgaaaaagtggcgcaagaactttgaaccaatcactgagtgaagtaatcataaaccaaagcaattcgctaattacttttgacactcaatcgAAAACCCCTCTAACTCGGCTATGACCATAGGAGATGAATGAATTGATTAATCCCTCTTTAGCAAAAAGGAAGTGAAACCTCAGGACAGATCGCCTCAATGTCATCCAGAACTTTGGACgaaaaattaaattcttaaAAGGTTTAAAACCCACTATAAACCAGGggtttcaagaatttttgatGTAGATGTCTGGGCTGATCAATGTAAGTAGCGACCACTcgtcttttacaagggtttgagtgaaaatcaaggcagagtagctgGCGGTGAGAGGCAAATCTCTGACAAACAGATGGCAATATACTGCCGGTGACCAGCTTCAAATGAAACCCCTGTATAAACAGTTTTAGTTTTACTGTAATGCCTGCCCAATGATGGAAGAGGGGAAGTGACATTGCACACGTGACTGAACATCGAGGAGATTTGGGCAGAGGTCGAAAAGGAAATCAAGAGGCCTTTTTTCAAGCATGGTCCACGTAAATGAATGGGTATTTAATTTTACAACACATATCAGACATACAGGTTGTTAAACCTTTGTTATATTCATCTGCTCTTTGCCTTACTGCTTATATTCAGCAAGATTCAAGACTAATGAATATAGGTGTTGCAAGAATGTTCAAGAAACTCCAAGGACCAGATAGGCATGAGAAGGCCGAGAAATTCAGGAAAGTTTGAATCCACTGGTGTAGCACACAGCAGCTATAATAtaactttgtttctttttttttttcatcgcaTCTGAGCAAAAGAATGAACTGACATTATGCAATAAGTGGAAGGTGTATCAATGGCaaaattaattgattaattaattgtcTCTTGGTTTGAAGGTAGATTTAGGTTCACAAGTTCTAAAGTCAGGTTGACTATTATTAGTGACTTACTAAACCAAAAGTGGCATCATGAAACCACATATCTGCATCTTAATAACATAATTGGAACATTTTTTCCTCAGATGCCAAGGATATGGATCAATTGACAAAAAACCACATCACTCACATTCTTTCCATTCACGATAGTGCACAACCAGATCCTGAGGTAtttaaatatttcataatttatactttgaaattgttttcatAAAGCCTTGTTCATGGAACGAAAAAACTGCAGAATTGGTCCCTAATAATTGTGCAAATAAATCACAAGCACATTAATATAAAGGCAAGGGCAACATTAACAATTaaacattattaattttgaacTCGCATTTAAGCATTGGCTGGCTCATCTGTGCATATTCTTAGAAAGAAGAAGAGCAGTACTTTCGGTAAATTACCAGTCAGAAGTCCTTTAGGAATTTTTTccttcaatattttcttttatttactaGGTTTAAAGAAAATACAGTGTGGTTACTTACTCATTCTGAACAAAAACTAGCTACACATGTCCGCATCCTTTTACACACTCAACACACTAAAAGAAATATAAAGTGCTATAAAAATGCGATTAAAATGTGGTGATTTGACTATAATTTTATGTTTCGCTCTTCAAGCCTCTTCAGTAATTTGCCGTATGTAAAAATCTCAAATGGTTGATGTAAGAACCAATGAAACAGGCCATATCTGTTGACATACTGTAAAGACTCGctgataagccgcaccttttttccaaaaatttgcgatcaaaatcgtaggctcggcttatctgcgagaccatttgggaaaggtgctgtgaatttcggtgtccagtcttccatcgtccggtattatgcctggttacacagcttcgcacagtgcatgcaagaaaacaacaaatttatgcgcaaaattctatggaaaaactgccttgaatggagaaatacctgtgaacaaataccataataatatcaatcatatgtcataagtggtgaacatgatgtttattctactaaagagctaaaattacgggtaagactttaaagtatttttcaATCCATTGTTGGTgagtttgccttggatgaagacagaacacttcatggtctcgactttggatttctttcgagtttttttcatgaaaaactttttttccaacatttgagttgctaaactcggggcagcttatctgcgagtgcggcttatctgcgagtctttatgGTACAATGTAACTACATGAAAGTTATCCCAAGACATCCTTTATTTTTATAACTTCTTTAGTATGTGTAATTTGATTCTTGGGAGCTAAAATGGAACAATATTTGAGTATTTCTGTCATCAGTATGATGTTGGTTAATGGTCTTGTGATGGCTGATTGTTATGGTCTGGTGTTGTTAGAAGGTGGTAAGTGTGTTATTTAACAGTAAATTCAAGGGTGGGTCTcgcaatattattattgcgaACTACATTTACTTAGAGAAAGTGCATGCCTTCAACATTAGACTACACAATGTTCCCTCGTAAAATCTATTGGCAATCATAGCCTAATTCAAAATATAAACTTTAGCTGGTTATCTCTTACTCTGGATCCCAGagattttttctctcttagagtGACGGAATGGTGAGTCGGGAAgcagcaagaaaaacctctggtgcgGGCCATTGAGAACCTCACCTCCGGCCATAACATAGAAATAACTGATGCATTCTGAAACTTAGTTACAAACTGGTTTTTTGCATGTGAGCTTGGTCATGTTACTTTCTAGTTACAATTCATTATCCACAGCACTCACAtggtgcacaaaacaaagaaaatttccAGTAAAGATTATGTACACCCAACGTGTATTGTCGGGTTTGTGGGTGTAATCCAGCAGTACTTGGCAGGGGTAAGTGCAACTTGTTTAATGTCAAAGATACTTTCAAGTCATTGGTAGAAAGATTGTCAAAAGTGGTGCAGAGCAcagcttaaggtggctcaaaccagtttcaacactttcaagcttaagagaccttgttattagcaGGACTGACACTACAACagtttatcacgtaacagcaatgtcatggtaccatgtgaaacatcaattattgctgaacaagatgcagtcatttttgtgacgtaacaagttaccatggcaacaggaaagccttgcaaaaacaccctatattttggatttagttgctcatatctgaaaaatgaacttggtgaccccaattttttattgcacaaaagtgatcaccaggccaagatgaaactctctgcaaagtttaaagtaATTCTGTGGAGCAGATCCAGaactaccttaaattttcaattatttaaggcgGCTCTGAATCTACTCCAcagaaattttttaaactttgcagaaagtttcattttgGCAAGCTGatttacatttcagaaataaaaaattggggtcacccagttcgtttttgagatatgtgcagccaaagccaaaaaaaggagtgtttttgcagggctttcctgttgccacggtaactttttacgtcccAAAAACGACCAAATCTCTTTTAGCAAAAgctggtgtttgatatggtaccataacaaaAAGTACAGATGTTCATAAATTACATGAACGCTTTGGCGTCCATAAACCAAGCCAAGAATCAATTGTGCTTGACATAACCTATCGATCAgtatctttggttcccacgttACATTCatcttacatgtatttacagtACTTCAATGCCCAATTCAAAACTTGACTGTTGCAATAAAACTTTGATGTctatttgaaaatttgaaaatttgaaaatttaccATTGGATGTCACATTCCGTAGTTAAATTTTAGCGCACATAATTATACAAACCTGAGAGAAACCAAACGAGAGCACAACTGGAAAGGTAAGTGATTTCCCCAAAGCAAGTTGGAAGCACAGCATATGCATtctgtttcaaaacaaatattaGAATCCACTGAACTTGTTCTGGCTTCagtgcccggggggggggggtactcccttataagggcttaatggggacgtgcggccagccagggtatgtttttcgggatttttgtcttgaacagggtatcgaatttatcattttttgtcttaatcagggtatcgatttatcaatttttgtcttaaaactgggttaaatgtcttaaacaggatatcaaaaatcggaattctgtcttaaaatgggtaggaaaatcagcgatatttgtcttaaacagggtcagggtatgaggggccgcgcgcACCTCCCCAActagggatacatcgagtaccccccccgggcTTCAGTGCCTCAATTTCTGGAACTTTGCAGCATCTCGATTATGGCTACAGTGGCCGCAAAAACCTGTTTGAACTTCTTTCCATCtctgaaccaatcagagtactTGTTAAAACTGAGAAGTTCCTGGAACCAATTGAATTGCTAGGGACAACATCTGACCCTGGGAATATGAAATGGCATCCCATTGGACCGGCGTTCTCAAGGAACTCAAaggcctgtaccagaggtttttctcactACTTTACGACTCACCATTAGGTTGCCCTAAGACAGAAAAACCTCTGGCTTTCAGGGTAGTTATCTCTGAAACACATCTAAAATACATTGTTAAATCATTTGCATTGGTAATATTATTAGATCTTACAACCAAAAGAAAAGATCTTTACCATTTTTTGCTCTGCTGGCGCAAAATGAAGTGAAGTACATGTAACAATTGAATGTTTTCgtatttattttaaataattacatgtatagtATTTATGCTATTCATGATTTTTTTGCAGCATCATGTTTATAAACATATTCATGCTGCTGATTCCCCTGATCAAGAAATGTAAGTGTCACTGTCTTTTTGTATTAATACTTCCAGGTTCATTTTGGGCCTGAAATCTATAGGGGTATTTTCAGTGGCTGGTCATTGTAAGAAGTACAATAGATTGTTTTGTAATGAATAACATGtgaagtagtttattatatgtaTTTTGTGGACAGTTATTTTGATTCAGGAAGCAGAGAATATTAGACAAGTAACACTTTCATAAGCATTTCTTGAGGTTTTCATCCTCACAAAACATTGCAAATTTGGGCAAGTAGATCTTCCATTTTAGTGGGAGCCCCAATACAATGATCCCACTATTGCCATGCAGGGAGTCTATAAAAGGAACATTTGGCAACTTGAATTCAGAGCGCCATTCCATGTTCttattagtgtttttttttcgtctCAGATCAGGGTACTTTCAAGAAAGCATAAATTTTATTCACAACTGCAGGTAAATGCTTTTCATCTTGTCTGTTATTGCCAACtctcttgaaagaaaattacaGACTACAAACTGCTGACTTAGAAGACTCTCTGTGTATAGTAACTTCACCCCTACAAGCCCCGTCAAACACATAGGATAATCCATGATAATATTCCGTTGTGACTCCTTCTCGTAATATCAGAAAACCTGCCAGGTACAGTGTATGTGTGCTCAATCAGGGACAAGCAAGAATTTGATGATTTACGATAattgaatggaattttatttcatctttcaaTTGTCTTAACAAAGTTTGCCCCATGGATTAGGAACATGATCCCTGGGGCACTTCTCCGATCTCATTGTCCACTCTGCTCAATGAACATAATCATTGTGTAACCATCCAATTAAGGAGGCTTGAACCAGTTTCAATGCTTCCAAGTGATGCTCATATTAGAAGGATTAGAACCACAATGGTTTATCAcgtattggcaatattgtggtaccaaatgaaacacgaattattgctgaacgaggtacagtcattattgtgacgtaatatgtcaccatagcaaagggcaagccctgtaaaaacaccctgatactttctgcaaagttttaaattcTGTTCAGTGAATTCAGggccaccttaattttgtgattttttaaaggtagctctgaatcctttAGACACAATTTCTTTAAACTTCGTCGAAAGCTCATcatggccttctaatcacttttcagcagtAAAAgggggggtcaccaagttcgttttgaGATGTATGAGCAACTTAATTCTAAAATATAGGgggtttttgctgggctttcccattgccaaggtaacttattacatcacaataataataaacacgTCTTGTTtagaaataatcggtgtttcatatggtactaCAACATTGCTGTTGTGTGATACAGCATTGTAGCGTTATTCGATCTACACAgagagtcttctaagtgttgaaacccttttaAGCGTCCTTAGGGCAACTTCATTTGTGGTGCTAGTGTGACAAAAGTACGACCAGtgagtttttctctttccaATTTAATATACATGTGTGTCTTTACAGCTTTATATCTCATGAGGTACATGTAGCTTGGCCAAGTCAGCCAATTACGACAAACTCTAAGCCACAACAAGACTTCCATGTTgggttgttattattatcacccTACCTATAAGTTATTATCATTTTAAGTCTTAGTGGCTTACCCTAACAGGTAGCTTGGTGCCACTGTTGGACCAAACTCCTATCACTCGTACTGTAGCAGTTATTACTAACAGTGacttcatattacactctaatcagttaagtctgttgaaatttatagtgctacatggccaacgtttgtaaaaatgtATCCCTTCCTAGTTTCTAACTGAATAAGTTCAGTTCAAatttcattaatattcatatttccGATTAGCCAGACTCTTGATTATCTGGCCTATTTACTGCGGTCCCCATGAGTCTGGACCATTGAGGTTCAATTGtatatggagcgttttcactcacgtgaccagcagccatattggattaataaaacaaaagaaagtatttgcataaaagtagagttcaattcccggaggattagtttggtaaaccatcatggccgccatttctttgttttggaacaccaacattgccgctgtgacgtcatatgaaaacgctttattgttcatttgctttttttaaagCAGCCAATAGAAGGCTGCTGTGGGTGCCTCAAGCACATTTTTCTTGAGGTGTGCTCCACGTGGTATAGCTTTTACAAAGTACACTGTTACATACCATATACGTGTAGGAGTTCTGGTTGAAAGGGTTCTGGTCCTTGTTCAGTTGTTATTTGTGACTGCACCCCAgattgggggggagggggagggggagggggaaattTTATTCcagttttcttctgttttagtATTATTGGTACTGTAGCATTTATAGGAAAGTTGTGGAGATTCAGTTCTGTTCAGTTTCAGCCGTTAAATGTCCATTGTTGAACATAGCCCTTCCCCATTGTCTTCCACTGCTCTATGTTTTGCGCAACACAGTGCGCAACACAGTGCACAACACAGTTGTGCCAGTGTTTTACAAAACTATCCAAGTCATCCCTCCTTCTCGTCCTTGGTCttccttgtttccatagcaTTAGGAAATTCTAAACGAACAAGCTACTGTAATGTCTATACACTAAACACGATTTAAAACGTTAATGTGGCTGTTAACCAATGTAAATTGCTGTAAATTTCTTTTAGGATTAACAACGGAGTTGTCTTAGTTCACTGGTGAGGAATCTTAACCATTTCTTGTGTTTCCAGCATATATGCCTTTAAGATACATGTAGAATTGTTTAACCTGTATTTCCTAAAAAAGCCACAATCATATTTTGTCAACATGCTTATGTCTATCTTTATGATCTGGTTTCTGAAATCCAACAGTGTTGTCATTGGGCTCACCACAAACTGAGCTGGATTCTTGTAACAcccaattttttgttgttgaatatGGAAAACAGTAATAGTAAGGCTGAGCAGCTTTGTACTTAGCTTTGTAGTTCGTCAATCTCTATCCCATGTCCATGCATTTGCATAAACTAAAAGGGCAAACACAATGGAGAATCCAGGCCCAAAAACCTTGATCCCTTGTGCATaaattaaaatggaaaacaCAAGATTCTTAGGGTGGGGTGGAGAGTGGGGGATAATAAAGTGCAAGCCTTATAGGATCATTTGGGTTTTAATGAAATGTGAGACATGTTTGGAGGGAACAAAGTCTTTATTGAGGGGGGATGTGTGTTGCATGGTGCTGATATGTCCTGACCCATCCATCGGGTAATAGCAAAAGAAACAATGAGGTAGAGGTGATGTATGAAGAATGTTGAAGGTTATAGTGATAACGATTTTGATGATTAAAAGATGCCTGTAATGATCAGTTTTCTTCTTCGCTTCAGCATGGCAGGAATATCTCGTTCAACTGCTATAGTGGCAGCTTATATTATGGCCGTCACGCAACTTAACTGGAAGGACGCTCTCAAAGCCATCAAATGTTCTCGATCAATAGCAAACCCAAATTATGGATTCCAAAGACAACTGCAAGACTTTTATAACTTGCAAGCAGCGAAGGTAGCTCAGTATACTTGGACATGACAcagcgccatgttggtgtacctaaacaGAGGACGGGCGGCCATGATGTTGTATcgaactaatcctccgggaactgaactctatttttatgcaaatactttcttttgtttcagtaatccaatatggctgctggacACGTCGATGAAATCGCTCCATAACTTAAGGAGCTTCACAACAATTACATACAGTGTTTTCGcgcacgtgatcagt contains these protein-coding regions:
- the LOC138009354 gene encoding glutamate receptor ionotropic, kainate 2-like gives rise to the protein MTKHELLFFITLICCPFQSSGVNYIKIGGVFFDESNPAERSAFNLGIDYVNNDTLLLPDTILVPVLSQTNWTDAFANIDAVYGQIHNGVSAIVGPMTSSTIKATQPLCAGFHIPQIAPYATDPSFDFSPDSYSYLVRMSPSDTVENRALADLVSYFNWTRIAVLASRDDYGLNGLVVFKDIASHKGWTLVAVESFQVHDDISLLNATKQLFHIRSRGARIVVLNAVGSHVRVILRQASDLGMIDGWVWLVTNGAFAFDGLYVIGGTVPEYLQGIVGIRHSFGLGMEHKKFVNMWESSGHKKAILDKDVAVGHTFDAVMVIARAIHNMSLDGKNLTVTTGLTLSAHRSNSSMSHSLFGETLLDYISKVNTSGVMDSHVAFDANRHPVGGNFDIVNLRSSGFNKVGKWDLVNGLVMEKNKEILWSSGKTTVPGDTTLSIVNQTLSIVTIEERPFVTKTILNHRGKYILTGYCIDLIEKLKEKFRFSYEIYLVPDGSFGSQDSFTKEWNGMVKEILQGKAHLAVASFTISSERQKVIDFTQPFIDLGLTVLIKPERDKGDFFIFLRPFKGELWLVTGVTAILIGGVLWFFSTFSPFGFYGRCLQIAHHKVPGEHLKRKHTLSLANSIWSSTAYIGQSADSLHPISFSGRITVFVWWFTIVILVSTYTANLAAVLTIKGFSSPISSIEDLAGQNAIPYGTVTNSQPKSFFENSVVPSFVSMWQYMKYHHTLVENSKEGIEKVKNSNYAFIWDSIVLEYTTHTAECGTLTTTGGLFGKIGYGIGLSKNSPYTRQLSQAILELRQGGFMDQLEQKWLHNHGSRCSEQHIEISADRQLGLADVAGAFIIICCGVGISFIVLIIECLAASYAVTKEDDPDAPKTLWESFQMRRRITLDDWTHRKDVPEILKFSAASNAMKNIARLPLVLFTGLRLRRLDQISPEIEAEEVKSEGSSLEENVQTNDGNGDHEQEVIIDFQP
- the LOC137975989 gene encoding dual specificity protein phosphatase 22-like, giving the protein MGNGMDKVLPGLYLGNIRDAKDMDQLTKNHITHILSIHDSAQPDPEHHVYKHIHAADSPDQEISGYFQESINFIHNCRINNGVVLVHCMAGISRSTAIVAAYIMAVTQLNWKDALKAIKCSRSIANPNYGFQRQLQDFYNLQAAKERERLKSEFPDVDFKDEEYLKELLAKSEEPDISDEDSIPDALSRQSNRRKMYSANDTSQDSETTTVELES